The Virgibacillus phasianinus genome includes a window with the following:
- a CDS encoding DUF5693 family protein, producing MIKRSWLWVMTIVLLLISVPGLYDRWKTEFENNTYELSTPYQEIYNLTIDSPISMNKALSSLKQAGLNTVSLSPVTLDQWDKQDIVEIYGQEELEKMLKFSNIKDDDYQQKQDGFYITVPKNSTYIKQIKKSFDPIEVTINNQSLYFIPDEDGTLRHANMGYNKEAIKLVKKHDLNYILRVENVNETKDGVVTNSARNEHTMEQLINLKSEDAPNILFSGQEVIGYPDLQNAKTWANQLNEVGYQFYSIEFANQMGLPSIAKETNYDFIRLHSMRLGTESAEESVDRAVRAIKERNIRSIFFHFPNEEPVESLAAATGFLDAVTENMPGSFNAGSPEPFREVYTPLWIKAAVLLAGILFTYLAASIIENKKIRLAAPIFMFLLALASFAIHNLIVIKAFALIIAIITPIYAVISSSDGTTTIRNITFRYLRAIGISFAGIAIVTGLLNGNAFITGFELFRGVKLVYVIPILFLALYILFSKRFGFMNAKEVITVLRSPVKYWHIISLMIIGFVIFYYISRTGNAGSVSEIELLIRHKLEEYLYVRPRTKEFLIGFPLYILALYTMGVNKKWGKFLLILGVIGFLSIMNTFTHFHIPLHISLLRTAYSIVIGYILGIFLIYLVKICFRYITKTIHARWS from the coding sequence TTGATTAAGCGCAGTTGGCTTTGGGTTATGACAATCGTTCTATTGCTTATTTCGGTACCTGGTTTATATGACAGATGGAAAACCGAATTTGAAAATAATACATATGAGCTATCCACCCCCTATCAGGAAATCTATAATTTAACAATAGATAGCCCTATTTCGATGAATAAAGCACTTTCTTCATTAAAGCAAGCTGGCTTAAATACGGTAAGTTTATCCCCTGTCACCTTGGATCAGTGGGACAAACAAGATATCGTAGAAATTTACGGTCAGGAAGAATTGGAGAAAATGTTGAAATTCAGCAATATTAAAGATGATGATTATCAACAGAAACAAGATGGGTTTTACATTACCGTACCGAAAAATTCTACTTACATAAAGCAAATTAAAAAAAGCTTCGATCCGATAGAAGTAACGATAAATAATCAGTCTTTATATTTTATTCCGGATGAAGATGGCACTTTACGTCATGCCAATATGGGATACAACAAAGAAGCTATTAAACTAGTAAAGAAACATGATCTCAACTACATTTTGCGAGTGGAAAATGTGAATGAAACAAAAGACGGCGTTGTTACAAATAGTGCTAGGAACGAGCATACAATGGAACAATTAATCAATCTGAAAAGTGAAGATGCACCGAACATATTGTTTTCAGGGCAGGAAGTAATTGGCTATCCTGACCTTCAAAATGCCAAGACCTGGGCGAATCAACTTAACGAAGTTGGCTATCAGTTTTATAGCATTGAATTCGCTAACCAAATGGGCTTGCCATCAATTGCAAAAGAAACAAATTACGATTTCATCCGGCTCCACAGTATGCGCCTTGGGACCGAATCTGCCGAGGAAAGTGTTGACAGAGCTGTGCGTGCTATAAAAGAACGGAATATCAGGTCCATCTTTTTTCACTTTCCAAACGAAGAACCTGTTGAAAGTTTGGCAGCGGCTACGGGCTTTTTGGATGCAGTAACCGAAAATATGCCTGGGTCTTTCAACGCTGGATCTCCAGAACCTTTCAGGGAAGTTTATACGCCCCTTTGGATAAAGGCAGCTGTTTTGTTAGCGGGTATCTTGTTCACTTATCTGGCTGCGAGCATTATCGAAAATAAAAAAATAAGGTTGGCAGCACCAATATTTATGTTTTTATTGGCACTAGCTTCCTTTGCTATACATAATCTAATTGTAATAAAGGCTTTTGCCTTGATTATCGCTATCATCACACCGATTTATGCTGTGATTTCATCCAGTGACGGAACCACCACTATTCGAAATATTACGTTCCGGTATTTAAGAGCTATCGGAATAAGCTTTGCCGGGATTGCAATCGTAACAGGACTATTGAATGGCAACGCATTTATTACTGGATTCGAATTATTCAGGGGCGTAAAGCTCGTGTATGTCATCCCTATTCTGTTCCTGGCTCTTTATATTTTGTTCAGTAAAAGATTTGGTTTCATGAATGCTAAGGAAGTTATTACCGTCTTGAGATCACCAGTGAAGTATTGGCATATCATCAGTCTTATGATTATTGGATTTGTCATCTTTTATTACATTAGCCGTACAGGTAATGCCGGTTCGGTCAGTGAAATTGAATTACTGATCCGGCATAAATTAGAGGAGTATTTATACGTAAGGCCCAGAACCAAGGAGTTTTTAATCGGTTTCCCGCTATATATTTTAGCTTTGTACACCATGGGGGTTAATAAAAAGTGGGGTAAATTCCTGCTTATCCTCGGTGTGATTGGGTTTTTATCAATTATGAATACCTTCACCCACTTCCATATTCCGTTACATATTTCGTTGTTACGGACTGCCTATAGCATTGTAATAGGTTATATCCTTGGTATCTTTCTGATTTATCTAGTTAAAATCTGTTTTCGTTACATTACCAAAACAATTCATGCGAGGTGGTCCTGA
- a CDS encoding putative polysaccharide biosynthesis protein: MSRSSFVKSTLILSAATLLSKVLGSVFRIPLQNIAGDEVLGIFSIVYPVYMVALILSVAGIPIAISKLIAEARAKNESEHIRQIYFTASILAILFGIISFTLIYSFSSSIATALGGPNTRLALIVVAATLLVAPYMAVYRGFFQGFEDMRPTAVSQVIEQFIRVGLILFVAYYLVNQGYSDDIIAGGVMAGSIIGALFSLLYLRITYVRSPFKLSSGGTYSYRTFSIWSINILKVSIPIAIGTITMALLNFVDSITIPYSLESAGIKTSDITYLYGIYGRGLSLVQIATVLATSIVLPLIPLITTKLTAKEHDETRAIIEKTHRITHLTSWPAALGLLALTLPLNLALFTNTAGSSTLAILGLSSVFTSLVVLGTGILQGMNLAKQAAMVIVVGVVLKTIANIYLIDLFGLMGAALSTLVVYIILFVINSYYISKQLTSKIVTIETGKIVFSSLTMAAIIGIPTLFINFTDWSRLQALAYAVIAILFGTGFYFIQLYLMRVINKHTIRGIRSK; this comes from the coding sequence ATGAGCAGGTCATCATTCGTCAAAAGTACTTTGATATTATCTGCCGCTACCTTACTATCCAAAGTTTTAGGAAGCGTGTTTCGCATCCCGCTTCAGAATATTGCTGGAGATGAGGTACTCGGTATATTTAGTATAGTGTACCCAGTCTATATGGTAGCTTTAATCTTATCTGTAGCAGGCATACCTATTGCCATCTCTAAGCTTATTGCTGAGGCCAGAGCAAAAAATGAATCTGAACATATTAGGCAAATATATTTCACCGCCAGCATTTTGGCTATTTTATTTGGAATTATTAGCTTTACATTAATCTACAGTTTTTCTTCATCAATTGCTACTGCGTTAGGTGGACCTAACACGCGGCTTGCTCTTATCGTGGTTGCCGCTACTTTATTAGTAGCTCCCTATATGGCAGTGTATCGGGGTTTTTTTCAAGGATTTGAAGACATGCGGCCAACAGCGGTTTCGCAAGTTATTGAGCAATTTATCAGGGTCGGACTGATACTTTTCGTTGCCTATTATTTAGTAAATCAAGGCTACTCTGATGACATTATAGCTGGCGGCGTTATGGCAGGATCTATTATCGGAGCACTGTTCTCACTTCTTTATTTACGAATTACCTATGTTCGATCTCCTTTCAAACTATCTTCAGGTGGAACTTATTCCTATCGGACATTTTCCATCTGGAGTATAAATATATTAAAAGTCTCCATTCCCATTGCCATTGGTACAATTACAATGGCATTGCTGAACTTTGTTGATTCCATCACGATCCCCTATAGCCTTGAATCAGCCGGAATCAAAACAAGTGATATCACCTATTTATATGGAATATATGGACGCGGGCTTTCGTTAGTACAAATTGCAACAGTACTTGCTACCTCCATCGTCCTTCCGTTAATTCCATTGATTACAACGAAATTAACAGCGAAGGAACACGATGAAACTCGCGCCATCATTGAAAAGACGCACAGAATAACGCATCTGACCTCCTGGCCGGCCGCGCTTGGACTTTTAGCTTTAACGTTACCATTAAATTTAGCCTTATTTACGAATACAGCGGGTAGCTCAACACTTGCAATTTTAGGCTTAAGTTCTGTGTTTACATCTTTAGTTGTATTAGGGACAGGGATATTACAGGGAATGAATCTGGCTAAACAAGCAGCAATGGTTATTGTAGTTGGGGTTGTGTTAAAAACTATTGCGAATATCTACCTCATTGATTTATTCGGATTGATGGGAGCAGCACTATCGACCTTAGTAGTTTACATTATCTTGTTCGTTATCAATTCCTATTATATTTCTAAACAGCTGACTTCTAAAATTGTAACGATCGAAACAGGCAAGATTGTTTTTTCATCATTAACCATGGCAGCGATTATCGGAATACCTACTCTGTTTATCAACTTTACGGATTGGTCAAGGCTTCAGGCATTGGCTTACGCGGTTATCGCCATACTTTTCGGAACTGGATTCTATTTTATCCAGTTATATTTGATGAGAGTAATAAACAAACATACAATTAGAGGAATTCGCTCCAAGTAA